In Rhizobium sp. WSM4643, the following are encoded in one genomic region:
- the trhA gene encoding PAQR family membrane homeostasis protein TrhA, whose product MAEFNGIRWAYDRYELIADGIVHGVGLVLALIGATVLIFYATVWSSYGALAAAWIYGVGLVLTLAISFSYNAWPVSRTKWYLRRFDHSAIFLLIAATYTPFLERGADDPLLLFMLVAIWLFAAIGIILKCVFPGRYDRFAILLYLAMGWSGVLVAEPVASRIPAASMLLIVIGGVIYSLGVIFHVWEKLRFQNAIWHGFVVTAAAVHYSAVFTCFSLSPPGL is encoded by the coding sequence ATGGCCGAGTTCAACGGCATTCGCTGGGCTTATGACAGATATGAATTGATCGCCGACGGTATCGTCCATGGCGTCGGTCTCGTGCTGGCGCTGATCGGCGCCACTGTGCTGATCTTCTACGCCACGGTCTGGAGTTCCTACGGCGCGCTCGCCGCCGCCTGGATCTATGGCGTCGGGCTGGTGCTGACGCTTGCCATTTCCTTTTCCTACAATGCCTGGCCGGTCTCGCGCACCAAATGGTATCTGCGCCGCTTCGATCATTCGGCGATCTTCCTGCTGATCGCTGCCACCTACACGCCCTTCCTCGAACGCGGCGCCGACGATCCGCTGCTCTTGTTCATGCTGGTCGCGATCTGGCTGTTCGCCGCCATCGGCATTATCCTGAAATGCGTCTTTCCCGGGCGTTACGACCGCTTTGCCATCCTGCTTTATCTCGCTATGGGCTGGAGCGGCGTACTGGTGGCCGAGCCCGTCGCCTCGCGCATTCCCGCCGCCTCGATGCTGCTGATCGTCATCGGCGGCGTCATCTATTCGCTCGGCGTCATCTTCCATGTCTGGGAGAAGCTGCGGTTCCAGAACGCCATCTGGCACGGCTTCGTCGTCACCGCCGCGGCGGTGCATTATTCGGCCGTCTTCACCTGTTTCAGCCTGTCGCCACCAGGCCTCTGA
- a CDS encoding pentapeptide repeat-containing protein, translating into MAMQRSSFGLLALVLLAFPPVAARAADCSSLAEPKLDWQECTKKNLMLQGSDLEGANLVGTDFSLTDLAGANVKSANLEKATLVRASLEGAHAEGANFAKIEAYRSSFANIAAEGASFAGAELQRANFAGAQLAGASFEKAELGRADFDKAVLTGVKFSFANLSRADLSKAIFEGPATFERAFMFLTRIEGLDLSGAAGLEQAQIDLACGDASTKLPAGLSAPSTWPCPADHD; encoded by the coding sequence ATGGCAATGCAAAGATCGTCGTTCGGTCTCCTTGCCCTCGTCCTTCTAGCATTTCCGCCAGTTGCCGCACGGGCCGCCGATTGCAGCAGTCTGGCCGAGCCGAAGCTCGACTGGCAGGAATGCACCAAGAAAAACCTGATGCTGCAGGGCAGTGATCTCGAGGGCGCCAATCTCGTCGGCACCGATTTTTCGCTGACCGATCTCGCCGGCGCCAATGTCAAATCCGCCAATCTGGAGAAAGCGACGCTGGTGCGTGCCTCATTGGAGGGCGCACATGCTGAAGGCGCCAACTTCGCCAAGATCGAGGCCTATCGCTCCAGCTTCGCCAATATCGCCGCCGAGGGCGCGTCCTTTGCCGGCGCCGAGCTGCAGCGTGCCAATTTCGCCGGCGCCCAGCTCGCCGGCGCGAGCTTCGAAAAGGCCGAACTCGGCCGCGCCGATTTCGACAAGGCGGTGCTGACGGGGGTGAAATTCTCTTTCGCCAATCTCTCCCGCGCCGATCTCTCCAAGGCCATCTTCGAAGGCCCGGCGACCTTCGAGCGCGCCTTCATGTTCCTGACCCGCATCGAAGGCCTCGACCTCTCGGGCGCCGCCGGGCTCGAACAGGCGCAGATCGACCTTGCCTGCGGCGATGCCTCGACCAAGCTGCCGGCCGGCCTTTCGGCACCCTCGACCTGGCCATGCCCTGCCGATCACGATTGA
- a CDS encoding DUF930 domain-containing protein: MPKRLVLFLSLASLAAPAFAVDPAIKKQLEKLDPSTRLEQSCDTEAMSRINKDSTGFKPDKVIAYTFKDPIPGDDSLDAPGAVFRSKGDWYHLSYNCITGPQHINVRELDYEIGEKVPREKWDKYYLYD; encoded by the coding sequence ATGCCGAAACGTCTGGTCCTGTTTCTATCCCTCGCAAGCCTTGCTGCCCCCGCCTTTGCCGTCGATCCCGCCATCAAGAAGCAGCTGGAAAAACTCGATCCCTCCACCCGGCTGGAACAGAGCTGCGACACCGAGGCGATGAGCCGCATCAACAAGGACAGCACCGGCTTCAAGCCCGACAAGGTGATCGCCTACACCTTCAAGGACCCGATCCCCGGCGACGATTCGCTGGATGCGCCGGGTGCGGTCTTCCGCAGCAAGGGCGACTGGTACCATCTCTCCTACAATTGCATCACCGGTCCGCAGCATATCAACGTGCGCGAGCTCGATTACGAGATCGGCGAGAAGGTGCCGCGCGAGAAGTGGGACAAGTATTATCTCTACGACTGA
- a CDS encoding S9 family peptidase → MSVFKSLPTPPAAPKKPVSDTRHGITRTDDYAWLRADNWQAMFKDPSILDPEIRRHLEAENTYMNAAMEDTKPLQKVLFAEMRGRIKEDDSSVPMKDGAYAYGTFYVTGGEQPRYFRIPRDGNVADETIRTVLLDGDKEAAGKAYFRLAGLDHTSDHSRGIWGYDDKGSEFFTLQVRDLQTGQDLADRIENTGGGGVWAPDGRSFFYSALDENHRPSKVFHHILGQPQSEDRLVYEEADAGFFMGVGGSLLDDFIYIDIHDHETSEYRLLSTKNLTAEPKLVAAREEGIEYSMTEGGDVFYILTNDGGAKDFKIMEAPVDNPVKENWREVVAHKPGTLVISHMAYARHLLWLERKDGLPQIMIRDRATGEEHAIAFAEEAYSLGLQGAAEYDTDIIRFSYSSMTTPSQLYDYNMVTRERTLLKTQEVPSGHNPDDYVTRRVFAPAWDGEKVPVTLLYRRDTPLDGSAPCLLYGYGAYGIAIPAGFNTNCLSLADRGFVYAIAHIRGGKDKGFSWYEDGKMDKKTNTFKDFVAAADYLNQQKFTSYAKIIAEGGSAGGMLMGAVANMAPEKFAGLIAAVPFVDVLNTMLDDTLPLTPPEWPEWGNPIDSKEEYEQISSYSPYDNVGAKAYPPILALGGLTDPRVTYWEPAKWVAKLRDKTTGNAPILLKTNMDAGHGGASGRFQRLEEIAFEYAFAIKVAGKM, encoded by the coding sequence TTGTCCGTTTTCAAGAGCCTGCCGACACCGCCTGCCGCACCGAAGAAGCCCGTCTCCGATACGCGGCACGGCATAACCCGCACGGACGACTATGCCTGGCTGCGCGCCGACAACTGGCAGGCGATGTTCAAGGATCCGTCGATCCTCGACCCTGAGATCCGCCGCCATCTCGAAGCCGAAAACACCTATATGAACGCGGCGATGGAGGACACCAAGCCGCTCCAGAAGGTGCTGTTTGCCGAGATGCGCGGCCGCATCAAGGAAGACGACAGCTCGGTGCCGATGAAGGACGGCGCCTATGCCTACGGCACCTTCTATGTCACCGGCGGCGAACAGCCGCGTTATTTCCGCATCCCACGCGACGGCAATGTCGCCGACGAAACGATCCGCACCGTGCTGCTCGACGGCGACAAGGAGGCTGCCGGTAAGGCCTATTTCCGTCTCGCCGGCCTCGACCATACCAGCGACCACAGTCGCGGCATCTGGGGTTATGACGACAAGGGCTCGGAATTCTTCACGCTGCAGGTGCGCGACCTCCAGACCGGGCAGGATCTTGCCGACCGGATCGAGAATACCGGCGGCGGCGGCGTCTGGGCGCCCGACGGCAGGAGCTTCTTCTATTCGGCGCTCGACGAGAACCACCGGCCGTCGAAGGTGTTCCACCATATTCTCGGCCAGCCCCAGTCGGAAGACCGGCTGGTCTATGAGGAAGCGGATGCCGGCTTCTTCATGGGCGTCGGCGGCTCGCTGCTCGACGATTTCATCTATATCGACATTCACGACCACGAGACCAGCGAATACCGGCTGCTATCGACCAAGAACCTGACAGCCGAGCCGAAGCTGGTGGCGGCACGCGAGGAAGGCATCGAATATTCGATGACCGAGGGTGGCGACGTCTTCTACATCCTCACCAATGACGGCGGCGCCAAGGATTTCAAGATCATGGAAGCGCCGGTCGATAATCCGGTCAAGGAAAACTGGCGCGAAGTGGTCGCTCACAAGCCCGGCACGCTTGTTATCAGCCACATGGCCTATGCCCGCCATCTTCTGTGGCTGGAGCGCAAGGATGGGCTGCCGCAGATCATGATCCGCGATCGGGCGACCGGCGAGGAGCATGCGATCGCCTTTGCCGAGGAAGCCTATTCGCTGGGACTGCAGGGTGCGGCGGAATACGACACGGATATCATCCGCTTCTCCTATTCGTCGATGACGACGCCGTCGCAGCTCTACGACTACAACATGGTGACGCGCGAGCGCACGCTGCTGAAGACGCAGGAGGTGCCGTCCGGTCACAATCCCGACGACTACGTCACCCGCCGCGTCTTTGCCCCGGCATGGGATGGCGAGAAGGTGCCGGTCACCCTGCTCTATCGCAGGGATACCCCACTCGACGGCAGCGCCCCCTGCTTGCTCTATGGCTACGGCGCCTACGGCATCGCCATTCCGGCCGGCTTCAACACCAACTGCCTGTCGCTCGCCGACCGGGGCTTCGTCTATGCCATCGCCCATATCCGTGGCGGCAAGGACAAGGGATTTTCCTGGTACGAAGACGGCAAGATGGACAAGAAGACGAATACCTTCAAGGACTTCGTCGCCGCGGCCGATTATCTGAATCAACAGAAGTTCACCTCTTACGCGAAGATCATCGCCGAGGGCGGATCGGCCGGCGGCATGCTGATGGGCGCGGTTGCCAACATGGCGCCGGAGAAGTTCGCCGGCCTCATTGCCGCCGTTCCCTTCGTCGACGTGCTCAACACCATGCTCGACGACACTTTGCCGCTCACCCCGCCGGAATGGCCGGAATGGGGCAACCCGATCGACAGCAAGGAAGAATACGAGCAGATCTCCTCCTACTCGCCCTATGACAATGTCGGTGCAAAAGCCTATCCGCCGATCCTGGCGCTCGGCGGCCTGACGGATCCGCGCGTCACCTATTGGGAGCCGGCCAAATGGGTGGCGAAGCTGCGCGACAAGACGACGGGCAACGCGCCCATCCTGCTCAAGACCAACATGGACGCCGGCCACGGCGGCGCCTCGGGCCGCTTCCAGCGGCTGGAGGAGATCGCGTTTGAATATGCGTTTGCGATCAAGGTGGCTGGGAAGATGTAA
- a CDS encoding polysaccharide deacetylase family protein, producing MNRILLASAFLLVSMSAAFADGIPSAVPTAVSPVPAAVSPAPKAPAPKLVEPHLHIARSNAARHPRIALTFDACMGQADERILSTLVRERIPATIFVTARWLKRNPAALAVFLQNPDLFELENHGQNHVPAVDTPTLVYGIASAGSPQAVRQEVEGGAAAMVAAGIPAPHWFRGSTAKYDLSAIGEIRAMGYRIAGYSVNGDGGSLLGAVITEKRIASAKDGDVVISHINQPTHAAGEGVAKALVDLKAKGTEFVRLEDVEDTGDDKTTE from the coding sequence ATGAACCGCATCCTGCTCGCGTCGGCTTTTCTTCTCGTCAGCATGTCCGCTGCATTCGCGGACGGAATTCCGTCAGCCGTGCCGACCGCGGTCAGTCCGGTACCGGCTGCGGTTAGTCCGGCCCCGAAGGCGCCGGCGCCAAAGCTGGTCGAGCCGCATCTGCACATCGCCCGTTCCAATGCCGCCCGCCATCCCCGCATTGCGCTGACCTTCGATGCCTGCATGGGGCAGGCGGACGAGCGCATCCTTTCGACGCTGGTGCGTGAACGCATCCCGGCAACGATCTTCGTCACCGCCCGCTGGCTGAAGCGCAATCCCGCAGCACTTGCCGTATTCCTGCAAAATCCCGATCTCTTCGAACTCGAAAATCATGGCCAGAACCATGTTCCGGCCGTCGACACGCCGACGCTGGTCTATGGCATCGCCTCTGCCGGCTCGCCGCAGGCGGTGCGGCAGGAGGTCGAAGGCGGCGCTGCCGCCATGGTCGCGGCCGGCATCCCGGCGCCGCACTGGTTCCGGGGTTCGACCGCCAAATATGATCTTTCCGCCATCGGCGAGATCCGCGCCATGGGCTATCGCATTGCCGGTTATTCGGTGAACGGCGACGGCGGCTCGCTGCTCGGGGCTGTCATCACCGAAAAACGCATCGCCTCGGCCAAGGACGGCGACGTCGTCATCTCCCACATCAACCAGCCGACCCATGCGGCGGGCGAGGGGGTGGCGAAGGCGCTGGTCGATCTCAAGGCCAAGGGCACGGAGTTCGTCCGCCTCGAGGATGTCGAGGACACCGGTGACGACAAGACGACCGAATAG
- a CDS encoding PH domain-containing protein, producing the protein MGIIFPGVFLLAGVAAIAGAVFDMIATGRTAYAATDRRLLIVRNLIRRQAMTIAPTAINVVEVREKWDRSGTLTFRREGEGDSVKKFAFIGISNVREVAKHVEELRMSARKQAS; encoded by the coding sequence ATGGGCATCATATTCCCCGGAGTCTTTTTACTGGCCGGTGTCGCGGCCATAGCGGGCGCGGTTTTCGATATGATCGCTACGGGCCGAACCGCTTACGCCGCCACCGATCGCAGGCTTCTCATCGTTCGAAACCTAATCAGACGACAAGCGATGACGATAGCACCAACGGCCATCAACGTCGTGGAGGTACGGGAAAAATGGGACCGCTCGGGAACCCTCACTTTCCGTCGGGAGGGAGAAGGGGATAGCGTCAAAAAATTCGCCTTTATCGGCATCTCAAACGTTCGCGAAGTGGCTAAACATGTTGAAGAATTGCGAATGAGTGCAAGAAAGCAAGCCAGCTAG
- a CDS encoding usg protein: MEFSSDIERQLNGYGLTTAHILYRMPDFESVLQTYIWQDYDLAPDFPEMHRFLDFWQTELDGPLHSVRYSHQRLIGPNEWRRVTGEFRLH, encoded by the coding sequence ATGGAATTTTCATCGGACATAGAGCGCCAGCTCAACGGTTACGGTCTTACCACTGCGCACATCCTCTACCGCATGCCGGATTTTGAATCGGTTCTACAGACCTATATCTGGCAGGATTACGATCTCGCCCCGGACTTTCCGGAAATGCACAGATTCCTGGATTTCTGGCAGACCGAACTTGACGGGCCGCTGCATTCCGTTCGCTATAGCCACCAGCGGCTGATCGGACCGAACGAATGGCGTCGAGTCACGGGCGAGTTCCGATTGCACTAA
- a CDS encoding VOC family protein — protein sequence MTTETSYALTRPAYIDQSHLVVTDLGLVSGFYQSMLGLKVIEKMASGEVLGVGDLPLLTLTTAKNAMIAPRNAAGLFHTAFLMPNRTELAHWLRHAAQNNVVLDGASDHLVSEAIYLSDPEGNGIEIYADRPHEQWKFHQDGMMEMATLRLDLQALYNSAPGERWDGMAAGTAIGHLHLQVGDIPQADAFYRDVLGLKLMARYPGASFFASGGYHHHLGANIWNSRGAMARAGNMTGLSDYKIRFNDKATLDTAVSKLDALEINSEKRDGGVFLKDPWGIGLTLSA from the coding sequence ATGACGACCGAAACTTCCTATGCGCTGACGCGGCCCGCTTATATCGACCAGTCGCATCTCGTCGTGACCGACCTCGGTCTGGTTTCCGGCTTCTATCAATCGATGCTCGGCCTGAAGGTGATCGAGAAGATGGCGAGCGGCGAAGTGCTGGGTGTCGGCGATCTCCCTTTGCTGACGCTGACCACTGCAAAGAATGCCATGATCGCGCCGCGCAATGCCGCCGGCCTTTTCCACACCGCTTTCCTGATGCCGAACCGGACGGAGCTCGCCCACTGGCTGCGCCATGCGGCGCAGAACAATGTCGTCCTCGACGGCGCTTCGGATCATCTCGTCAGCGAGGCGATCTATCTGTCCGATCCCGAAGGCAACGGCATCGAGATCTATGCCGACCGGCCGCACGAACAGTGGAAATTTCATCAGGACGGCATGATGGAGATGGCGACCCTGCGTCTCGACCTGCAGGCGCTCTATAACAGCGCGCCTGGTGAGCGCTGGGACGGCATGGCTGCGGGGACGGCGATCGGCCACTTGCATCTGCAGGTCGGGGACATCCCGCAGGCAGACGCCTTTTACCGCGACGTGCTCGGCCTCAAGCTGATGGCGCGTTATCCCGGCGCGAGCTTCTTTGCGAGCGGCGGTTACCACCACCATCTCGGCGCCAATATCTGGAACAGCCGCGGCGCCATGGCTCGCGCCGGCAACATGACCGGGCTTTCGGACTATAAGATCCGTTTCAACGACAAGGCGACGCTGGATACGGCGGTCTCCAAGCTCGACGCGCTGGAGATCAACAGCGAGAAGCGCGACGGCGGCGTCTTCTTGAAAGATCCGTGGGGCATCGGCCTAACGCTGTCGGCCTGA
- a CDS encoding GNAT family N-acetyltransferase, with protein sequence MPAFAHNMNPSIMTDAVFLRDATEADLSAIRDIYNHAVEHTTAIWNDTLVDLENRLEWFRARKARGFPVIVAELSGKVAGYASYGDWRAFDGYRHTVEHSVYVDKDCRGAGIGERLMRELIARAAAANVHVMIAGIEAENTASIRLHEKLGFRIAGRFSEVGIKFGRWLDLTCMELRLPGKVD encoded by the coding sequence ATGCCCGCCTTCGCACACAATATGAACCCGAGCATCATGACAGACGCTGTCTTCCTCCGCGACGCCACCGAAGCCGATCTTTCCGCCATTCGCGATATTTACAATCACGCCGTCGAGCACACGACGGCGATCTGGAACGACACGCTGGTCGATCTCGAAAATCGGTTGGAATGGTTCAGGGCGCGCAAGGCGCGCGGCTTTCCTGTCATTGTCGCCGAACTATCGGGCAAGGTCGCAGGTTACGCCTCCTATGGTGATTGGCGGGCCTTCGACGGCTACCGCCACACGGTCGAGCATTCCGTCTATGTCGACAAGGATTGCCGCGGTGCGGGCATCGGAGAGCGGTTGATGCGGGAACTGATCGCGCGTGCTGCAGCCGCGAACGTCCATGTGATGATCGCCGGCATCGAGGCTGAGAACACCGCCTCGATCAGGCTGCACGAAAAGCTCGGTTTCCGTATCGCCGGCAGATTTTCCGAGGTCGGCATCAAATTCGGCCGCTGGCTGGACCTCACCTGTATGGAACTTCGCCTGCCCGGCAAGGTGGATTGA
- a CDS encoding NAD(P)/FAD-dependent oxidoreductase — MASDIDLAESDHDQMVSGRSLWGKSGIGPQWRPIGQSFTTDIAVIGGGITGALVAEHLTARGFSVVVIDREEPGFSSTAASTAMLQWETDSTLTELEDYYGFERAAGIYRRSGAAVAGLAKLIAANGIACGFRPRNTLYLAANREGARDLLEERQLRRRAGLPGVYLEHPDLFTQFELDRDGAIYSPGSAEADPLLLTWALIEMAVRRGARLVSASVTALNSEGDRVTAETDSGHLIDARHVVLATGYSLPGVDMPKLHRVSSSWALATVPQDPANFWRDRALIWENSHPYLYMRTTADNRIVAGGEDDETSDAAARDRKLPAKIIAIQEKMKRLWPKADTRVAHAWCGTFGETADGLPLIGPVPEIPHVFAAYGYGGNGITFSYLAAQMIGAMLAGMHRDWFEDFALDRDGPGLARFHSGMYRNETESQRR; from the coding sequence GTGGCATCTGATATCGATCTTGCCGAATCCGATCACGACCAGATGGTGAGTGGCCGCTCTCTCTGGGGCAAAAGCGGCATAGGGCCGCAATGGCGGCCGATCGGTCAGAGTTTTACCACCGACATCGCCGTCATTGGCGGCGGCATCACCGGCGCATTGGTTGCCGAACATTTGACGGCGCGCGGTTTTTCCGTTGTTGTCATCGACCGGGAGGAGCCCGGTTTCAGCAGCACCGCGGCGAGCACGGCGATGCTGCAATGGGAAACCGACAGCACGCTCACCGAACTCGAGGATTATTATGGCTTCGAGCGCGCCGCCGGCATCTATCGCCGCAGCGGCGCAGCAGTCGCCGGCCTTGCCAAGCTGATCGCCGCAAACGGCATCGCCTGCGGTTTCCGGCCGCGCAACACGCTCTATCTCGCCGCCAATCGCGAAGGCGCGCGGGACCTCTTGGAGGAGCGCCAGCTCCGTCGCCGGGCGGGTCTGCCCGGCGTCTATCTCGAACATCCCGATCTCTTCACGCAGTTCGAACTCGACAGGGATGGCGCGATCTATTCGCCGGGTTCGGCGGAGGCCGATCCGCTGCTTCTGACATGGGCCTTGATCGAGATGGCGGTGCGGCGCGGCGCGCGACTGGTGAGCGCCTCCGTGACCGCGCTCAACAGCGAAGGCGATCGCGTGACGGCGGAGACGGACAGCGGTCATCTCATCGACGCGCGTCATGTCGTGCTTGCGACCGGCTATTCGTTGCCGGGTGTCGACATGCCGAAGCTGCACCGCGTCAGTTCGAGTTGGGCGCTCGCCACAGTGCCGCAGGACCCGGCAAATTTCTGGCGCGACAGGGCACTGATCTGGGAGAACAGCCACCCCTATCTCTACATGCGAACGACGGCGGACAATCGCATCGTCGCCGGCGGCGAGGACGACGAGACGAGCGATGCGGCGGCGCGCGATCGCAAGCTGCCGGCCAAGATCATCGCAATCCAGGAGAAAATGAAGCGGCTGTGGCCGAAGGCGGATACGCGCGTTGCTCATGCCTGGTGCGGAACCTTCGGCGAGACGGCCGATGGCCTGCCGCTGATCGGCCCGGTGCCGGAGATACCGCATGTGTTCGCAGCCTATGGCTACGGCGGCAACGGCATCACCTTTTCCTACCTCGCCGCACAGATGATCGGCGCCATGCTCGCCGGCATGCATCGCGACTGGTTCGAGGATTTCGCGCTCGACAGGGATGGGCCGGGTTTAGCACGCTTTCATTCTGGAATGTATAGAAACGAGACGGAAAGCCAAAGGCGCTAA
- a CDS encoding universal stress protein: protein MYRKIIVAIALGGIDKGEKILRKAASLLDAGGEIIALNVVEDVPSYVAIELPANMVEDAMKDSREQLEALIAAAGVAATVEIRNGPPAKAIISAAESHGADLIIVASHVPDFSNYFIGATADRVVRHAKCSVLVDRQKV from the coding sequence ATGTACCGGAAGATCATCGTAGCGATCGCGCTCGGCGGCATCGACAAGGGAGAAAAAATCCTTCGCAAGGCCGCGTCCCTACTCGACGCAGGCGGCGAGATCATCGCACTCAACGTCGTCGAGGATGTGCCGAGCTATGTCGCGATCGAACTGCCGGCCAATATGGTCGAGGACGCCATGAAGGACAGCCGCGAGCAACTGGAAGCGCTGATCGCCGCAGCCGGTGTTGCGGCAACCGTCGAGATCCGCAACGGCCCGCCCGCCAAAGCCATCATCTCGGCGGCTGAAAGCCACGGCGCCGACCTGATTATCGTCGCCTCTCACGTTCCCGACTTTTCCAATTACTTCATCGGCGCCACCGCCGACCGGGTCGTGCGCCATGCCAAATGCTCGGTGCTGGTCGACCGGCAGAAGGTTTGA
- a CDS encoding AI-2E family transporter, producing MGIANGIRKHAKKIAIGERHTSAWAQSLKEAAEELPPPPLHRLEKDGLDVSMAWAIIGIFGILFLAAVYLMSLILIPITLAVVVGMILGMAAEKLSRMGVPRLANAFILSSSVALVIFLLINSLADPLTTLANEGPAFAERTINRVMPYLERIRWLHITPATFESGSMSIGALLENTGNVLHVVTTSLTPALVQGMIFFAALLFFLAGRVNLRKTIIMTFRTRTQRLAAIRVINAVEQVLGFYFATASLIYVGLGVVMTVIAYAGGLSAPVLWGFFAFLSSFIPYLGITLMTLAVAVAGIITYDDFIIGLMPAAAFFTVHLLMENLIFPAVMGRRLEINPFVVFLAILFWTWMWGAVGAMLALPLSLIVMTVIEELLIEEKPQPQLPK from the coding sequence ATGGGCATCGCCAATGGCATCCGCAAACACGCAAAGAAGATCGCCATCGGCGAGCGCCATACCAGCGCCTGGGCACAGTCATTGAAGGAGGCGGCCGAGGAGCTGCCGCCGCCACCGCTGCACCGGCTGGAAAAGGACGGGCTCGATGTCAGCATGGCCTGGGCGATCATCGGTATCTTCGGCATTCTCTTCCTTGCCGCCGTCTATCTGATGTCGCTGATCCTCATTCCGATCACACTTGCCGTCGTCGTCGGCATGATCCTCGGCATGGCGGCAGAAAAGCTCAGCAGGATGGGGGTTCCGCGGCTTGCCAATGCCTTCATCCTGTCAAGCAGCGTGGCGCTGGTGATCTTCCTGCTGATCAACTCGCTCGCCGACCCACTGACGACGCTTGCCAATGAGGGCCCGGCCTTTGCCGAGCGAACCATCAACCGCGTCATGCCTTATCTGGAGCGTATCAGATGGCTGCATATCACGCCGGCGACATTCGAAAGCGGGTCGATGTCGATCGGTGCGCTGCTCGAGAACACCGGCAACGTGCTGCACGTGGTGACCACCAGCCTGACGCCGGCGCTGGTGCAGGGGATGATCTTCTTTGCGGCGCTGCTTTTCTTCCTCGCTGGTCGGGTCAACCTGCGCAAGACGATCATCATGACCTTCCGCACCCGCACGCAGCGCCTGGCGGCCATCCGTGTCATCAATGCCGTCGAGCAGGTGCTCGGCTTCTATTTCGCCACGGCCTCGCTGATCTATGTCGGGCTCGGCGTGGTCATGACTGTCATCGCCTACGCCGGCGGGCTATCGGCGCCGGTGCTCTGGGGCTTCTTTGCCTTCCTGTCGAGCTTCATCCCCTATCTTGGCATCACGCTGATGACACTTGCCGTCGCGGTCGCCGGGATCATCACCTACGATGACTTCATCATCGGCCTGATGCCGGCCGCGGCCTTCTTCACCGTCCATCTCCTCATGGAGAACCTGATCTTCCCGGCGGTGATGGGACGGCGGCTGGAAATCAATCCCTTCGTCGTTTTCCTCGCCATCCTGTTCTGGACGTGGATGTGGGGTGCCGTCGGCGCCATGCTGGCGCTGCCGCTCTCGCTGATCGTCATGACTGTTATCGAAGAATTGCTGATCGAGGAAAAGCCGCAGCCGCAGTTACCGAAATGA
- a CDS encoding co-chaperone GroES codes for MSFRPLHDRILVRRVDSEEKTKGGIIIPDTAKEKPQEGEVIAVGPGARNEAGQIQSLDVKVGDRILFGKWSGTEIKINGEDLLIMKESDVMGIIVAQAAEKIAA; via the coding sequence ATGTCGTTCCGACCGCTTCATGATCGCATTCTTGTCCGCCGAGTCGATTCCGAGGAAAAGACCAAGGGCGGCATCATCATTCCAGACACCGCCAAGGAGAAGCCGCAGGAAGGCGAGGTCATCGCCGTCGGCCCCGGCGCGCGCAACGAAGCCGGCCAGATCCAGTCGCTCGACGTTAAGGTCGGCGATCGCATCCTGTTCGGCAAATGGTCCGGCACCGAGATCAAGATCAATGGCGAAGATCTGCTGATCATGAAGGAAAGCGATGTCATGGGCATTATCGTGGCCCAGGCCGCCGAAAAGATCGCCGCCTGA